A portion of the Hypomesus transpacificus isolate Combined female unplaced genomic scaffold, fHypTra1 scaffold_159, whole genome shotgun sequence genome contains these proteins:
- the LOC124488961 gene encoding uncharacterized protein LOC124488961 isoform X1 yields MYRGEIFAYPMFLQKEFQSATFLAMDVTCRYVPYLTKVSEALTHLQPLQEMRHCLSVMHAKAHNTKCEILWTARNQEGAGTTLGEEVEQVNSFLSRCALTTKYMAKSVRTDMLTVHAMGWNERKENGLHIALSSRFKKTVEKTVDVAESLKTMQEQLHCCDDMLKQWVVDVKQWASSRSTAPGPVDAQSLQITIEALFVSICQKKHYLYRQNDRNKRRQKITQKIAQEKKRLLEDIQRYNQQPDGDPVDTELVVQKLSNKAAESMIWPWQEQNTDGVDILTKKKLFDHVMLASRLKEEKQILVKEMLQHCQYLKDSVAKVQTLMGTVLVSTQTGSLPNGLTEEGSKGLISALKRRLQDLRLKQQTIAGTYRCTLKPSNRLVEEEDREMEEDMDWQRGNSSDDDSDEEEDAEN; encoded by the exons ATGTATAGAGGAGAAATCTTTGCATATCCAATGTTTCTCCAAAAAGAGTTCCAGAGTGCTACATTTTTGGCCATGGATGTGACCTGCCGATATGTGCCATACTTGACAAAAGTGTCAGAGGCCCTGACGCATCTTCAACCCCTTCAGGAAATGAGGCATTGCTTGTCTGTGATGCATGCCAAAGCCCACAATACAAAATGCGAG ATTCTGTGGACTGCAAGGAACCAGGAGGGCGCCGGCACCACTCTCGGTGAAGAAGTAGAGCAAGTGAATAGTTTTCTCTCCAGATGTGCCCTTACCACCAAGTATATGGCCAAGTCAG TAAGAACTGACATGCTGACTGTCCATGCTATGGGGTGGAATGAACGGAAAGAGAATGGCCTCCATATAGCCTTGTCTTCTAGATTCAAGAAG ACAGTAGAGAAGACTGTGGATGTAGCTGAGAGCCTGAAGACAATGCAGGAGCAGTTGCATTGCTGTGATGACATGCTGAAACAATGGGTTGTTGATGTCAAGCAGTGGGCCAGTAGCA GAAGCACAGCACCTGGTCCTGTTGATGCTCAAAGTTTGCAGATCACAATCGAAGCACTCTTTGTGAGCATTTGTCAGAAAAAGCACTACCTTTACAGACAAAATG ATCGCAACAAAAGGCGACAGAAAATAACTCAAAAGATAGCCCAGGAAAAGAAACGGTTGCTGGAAGACATCCAGAGATACAACCAACAGCCTGATGGTGACCCTGTGGACACAGAGTTAGTTGTGCAGAAACTCTCTAACAAAGCTGCAGAGAGCATGATCTGGCCTTGGCAGGAACAGAACACAG ACGGTGTGGACATCCTTACAAAGAAGAAGCTCTTTGACCACGTAATGCTTGCCTCACGACTAAAAGAGGAAAAGCAGATCCTTGTGAAGGAGATGCTGCAGCACTGCCAGTACCTCAAGGACTCAGTGGCAAAGGTCCAGACACTGATGGGCACTGTTTTAgtgagcacacagacaggaa GCTTGCCAAATGGATTAaccgaggaggggtccaagggccTCATCAGTGCACTAAAAAGAAGACTGCAAGACCTGAGACTCAAACAGCAGACCATAGCAGGCACCTACAGATGCACTCTCAAACCAAGTAACAggctggtggaagaggaggacagggaaatggAAGAAGACATGGACTGGCAACGTGGCAACAGCTCGGATGATGatagtgatgaggaggaggatgcagagaattgA
- the LOC124488961 gene encoding uncharacterized protein LOC124488961 isoform X2, whose protein sequence is MYRGEIFAYPMFLQKEFQSATFLAMDVTCRYVPYLTKVSEALTHLQPLQEMRHCLSVMHAKAHNTKCEILWTARNQEGAGTTLGEEVEQVNSFLSRCALTTKYMAKSVRTDMLTVHAMGWNERKENGLHIALSSRFKKTVEKTVDVAESLKTMQEQLHCCDDMLKQWVVDVKQWASSNRNKRRQKITQKIAQEKKRLLEDIQRYNQQPDGDPVDTELVVQKLSNKAAESMIWPWQEQNTDGVDILTKKKLFDHVMLASRLKEEKQILVKEMLQHCQYLKDSVAKVQTLMGTVLVSTQTGSLPNGLTEEGSKGLISALKRRLQDLRLKQQTIAGTYRCTLKPSNRLVEEEDREMEEDMDWQRGNSSDDDSDEEEDAEN, encoded by the exons ATGTATAGAGGAGAAATCTTTGCATATCCAATGTTTCTCCAAAAAGAGTTCCAGAGTGCTACATTTTTGGCCATGGATGTGACCTGCCGATATGTGCCATACTTGACAAAAGTGTCAGAGGCCCTGACGCATCTTCAACCCCTTCAGGAAATGAGGCATTGCTTGTCTGTGATGCATGCCAAAGCCCACAATACAAAATGCGAG ATTCTGTGGACTGCAAGGAACCAGGAGGGCGCCGGCACCACTCTCGGTGAAGAAGTAGAGCAAGTGAATAGTTTTCTCTCCAGATGTGCCCTTACCACCAAGTATATGGCCAAGTCAG TAAGAACTGACATGCTGACTGTCCATGCTATGGGGTGGAATGAACGGAAAGAGAATGGCCTCCATATAGCCTTGTCTTCTAGATTCAAGAAG ACAGTAGAGAAGACTGTGGATGTAGCTGAGAGCCTGAAGACAATGCAGGAGCAGTTGCATTGCTGTGATGACATGCTGAAACAATGGGTTGTTGATGTCAAGCAGTGGGCCAGTAGCA ATCGCAACAAAAGGCGACAGAAAATAACTCAAAAGATAGCCCAGGAAAAGAAACGGTTGCTGGAAGACATCCAGAGATACAACCAACAGCCTGATGGTGACCCTGTGGACACAGAGTTAGTTGTGCAGAAACTCTCTAACAAAGCTGCAGAGAGCATGATCTGGCCTTGGCAGGAACAGAACACAG ACGGTGTGGACATCCTTACAAAGAAGAAGCTCTTTGACCACGTAATGCTTGCCTCACGACTAAAAGAGGAAAAGCAGATCCTTGTGAAGGAGATGCTGCAGCACTGCCAGTACCTCAAGGACTCAGTGGCAAAGGTCCAGACACTGATGGGCACTGTTTTAgtgagcacacagacaggaa GCTTGCCAAATGGATTAaccgaggaggggtccaagggccTCATCAGTGCACTAAAAAGAAGACTGCAAGACCTGAGACTCAAACAGCAGACCATAGCAGGCACCTACAGATGCACTCTCAAACCAAGTAACAggctggtggaagaggaggacagggaaatggAAGAAGACATGGACTGGCAACGTGGCAACAGCTCGGATGATGatagtgatgaggaggaggatgcagagaattgA
- the LOC124488952 gene encoding uncharacterized protein LOC124488952, with protein MMSDLQLMELEDELKSVDTFLEHLKTEETEKNRQKTKTTSPKPVHWKKRDHNGDIVHQRPRALRKQSTSQRPDEGRHVSSSPPLDHGQHLDHDLNMRQLEDLLQDSENMESQDFVQQPPLSSWSQRQKEVQQCWQQARPQNLDNLLSAENIVQMTCNHCHVKEAVIRCGECMPSEWFCAECDGSVHKHHTLHNRQTIMDGFFKYIPPTEAVTLCDTGKYSICEQDCFLPTALPQRICSCDTADAAVSDLFHSFEAMNTAAPGMSRQAFTAMLDQRTKQYGRTGKVNADAFQRSFLQFVYCNYEENQLLGKEPLVCPACSPEMVAVSVDGNRKLYRFQKTNQPQEKRCVVTPNGMQQERLQSGPTIWMKKVWNLLCVDMDFFSNVGMGLIK; from the exons ATGATGAGTGATTTGCAGTTGATGGAATTGGAGGATGAGCTCAAGAGTGTAGATACATTTCTTGAACATCTCAAGACAGAAGAG acagagaagaacagacagaaaactAAGACCACATCACCAAAGCCTGTTCATTGGAAGAAGAGGGACCACAATGGGGACATTGTTCACCAGCGCCCACGAGCCCTTAGAAAGCAGTCAACATCACAAAGACCAGACGAAGGAAGACATGTTTCTTCTTCACCGCCATTAGACCATGGCCAACACCTAGACCATG ATTTGAATATGCGGCAGCTTGAGGACCTTCTACAGGACTCAGAGAACATGGAATCGCAAGATTTTGTTCAGCAGCCACCATTGTCCAGTTGGAGTCAAAGGCAGAAAGAGGTCCAACAATGTTGGCAACAGGCGAGGCCACAGAACCTTGACAATTTACTTTCTGCTGAGAACATCGTACAGATGACATGCAATCACTGTCACGTGAAAGAAGCTGTCATCCGTTGTGGGGAATGTATGCCCTCAGAGTGGTTTTGTGCTGAGTGTGATGGCTCGGTACATAAACACCACACTCTTCACAACAGGCAAACCATCATGGATGGATTTTTCAAATACATCCCACCaacagaggctgtgacactCTGTGACACTGGAAAATACAGCATTTGTGAACAAG ATTGTTTTCTGCCAACAGCTCTACCTCAAAGGATATGCTCCTGTGACACCGCTGATGCAGCAGTCTCT GATCTCTTCCATTCCTTTGAGGCTATGAacacagcagctccaggaatGTCCAGACAAGCCTTTACAGCAATGTTGGACCAGAGAACAAAGCAATATGGAAGA actggcaaagtgaatgcagatgcATTTCAGAGAAGTTTTCTGCAATTTGTGTACTGCAACTATGAAGAGAACCAACTTCTTGGAAAGGAGCCATTGGTCTGTCCAGCCTGTAGCCCTGAAATGGTGGCTGTTTCTGTGGATGGCAACAGAAAGTTGTACAGGTTCCAGAAAACAAACCA ACCGCAGGAAAAGCGATGTGTGGTGACACCCAATGGAATGCAGCAAGAGAGACTTCAAAGCGGGCCAACAATTTGGATGAAGAAGGTGTGGAATTTGCTGTGTGTAGACATGGATTTCTTCTCAAATGTTGGTATGGGTCTGATTAAgtag